The following coding sequences are from one Sciurus carolinensis chromosome 11, mSciCar1.2, whole genome shotgun sequence window:
- the Harbi1 gene encoding putative nuclease HARBI1, whose translation MAIPITVLDCDLLLYGRGHRTLDRFKLDDVTDDYLMSMYGFPRQFIYYLVELLGASLSRPTQRSRAISPETQILAALGFYTSGSFQTRMGDAIGISQASMSRCVANVTEALVERASQFIHFPTDEASTQALKDEFYGLAGMPGVIGVVDCIHVAIKAPNAEDLSYVNRKGLHSLNCLMVCDIRGALMTVETNWPGSLQDFAVLQQSSLNSQFEAGMHKESWLLGDSSFFLRTWLMTPLSIPETPAENRYNMAHSATHSVIEKTFRTLCSRFRCLDGSKGALQYSPEKSSHIIVACCVLHNISLEHGMDIWSSPMTGSMEQPPEEEYEHMESLDLEADRIRQELMLTHFS comes from the exons ATGGCTATACCAATAACAGTTCTTGACTGTGATCTCTTGCTATATGGCCGAGGTCACCGGACATTGGACCGTTTTAAGCTGGACGATGTAACTGATGACTACTTGATGTCTATGTATGGGTTTCCTCGTCAGTTCATTTATTATTTGGTGGAGCTCTTGGGAGCGAGTCTTTCTAGACCTACACAGCGATCCAGGGCTATTAGCCCAGAGACACAAATTCTTGCAGCATTGGGCTTTTATACCTCAGGTTCCTTCCAGACTCGAATGGGAGATGCTATTGGAATTAGTCAGGCCTCTATGAGTCGTTGTGTTGCCAATGTCACAGAAGCACTTGTGGAAAGGGCCTCACAGTTCATTCACTTTCCAACTGATGAAGCATCCACACAGGCTCTGAAAGATGAATTCTATGGGTTGGCAGGGATGCCAGGGGTGATAGGCGTGGTTGACTGTATCCATGTGGCAATCAAGGCACCGAATGCTGAAGACCTCTCCTATGTGAACCGCAAGGGTCTGCATTCTTTAAACTGCCTGATGGTGTGTGACATCAGAGGAGCACTAATGACGGTGGAGACAAACTGGCCAGGTAGCCTACAGGACTTTGCTGTGCTGCAGCAATCTTCTCTAAATAGTCAGTTTGAAGCTGGGATGCACAAAGAGAGCTGGCTTCTTG GTGACAGTTCCTTCTTTCTTCGCACTTGGCTTATGACCCCACTTTCCATTCCTGAAACTCCAGCTGAAAATCGGTATAACATGGCCCATTCTGCAACTCACAGTGTGATTGAGAAGACTTTTCGAACCCTCTGCTCCCGTTTCCGCTGCCTGGATGGATCCAAAGGGGCACTGCAGTACTCACCAGAGAAGTCCAGCCACATCATCGTGGCTTGTTGTGTCCTCCACAACATCTCTTTGGAGCATGGAATGGATATTTGGTCCTCTCCAATGACAGGATCCATGGAACAGCCCCCTGAGGAAGAGTATGAGCACATGGAGTCTCTGGACTTAGAGGCTGATCGTATCCGTCAGGAGCTGATGCTTACTCATTTTAGCTAA